The nucleotide window atctttgtgaatattatactttgttttaattttaattgtttaattgtttgacaatgacacgtgtaccctcaatccccggaatagaacgatccctatttattacgtactactaatgacatttcagggttaaattatgcgcttgctcaaagcgtatcaatttttggcgccgttgccggggattgaaaaatcacttgtttttgtttataattattgtatataaattgttgaaacttagtttaaaattaacttggttgtttttttatattgttgaacacgagtttttaattgtaagttgtaaattgaatggaataggtgaagtctcttttgttaatattggccttaaccccttattggtgcctagttcaggtcccttaaggttgagggcagcctttattaacacttgttgaactgtcttcacacttaggacctttttcatcttagtaagtatagcctatgtggaatggtgtctagaaaggggacaacgttcatgacgggtttttgaatccagaagtgcttacaaatgggcctaaaccactatgtgggagtagctcatgccaaaatggatttttcctctcgtgttcgtcctcccccacctggccatttcagtaaggttgcccaaaggatgtaagagggactttgtgtctagacgactatacttgggccgcatgtccaacttgatttaccgcttggaattagatttgatatcaataatatttatgacaaaagaaaatgtaacaaaatgttgtgatacactaaggtaaaaaaaaaacacttgtgtaaatatttttcgtgcttttctttttttactcacttgtatacctaacttgtgtcgtatgtacaatgtacttgttaattatacttgtattttgtaattcatagttacttgtttatatattttctaaatatttgttaattatagttactaactttttaatttctattccgtctggctgaaagacgttaaactcaagcgctgcttgggaggcaacccaattcagaagcagctgtgaatgAGTcttcaaacgcagatttgctttctctttccctatttctttttatatttttaatttttcttctttgttttgttttaggatttgttttcgtgaatgtcttctatctatgcttaattgtttcattgcatgcttatgattgattacattgaggacaatgcaatatttaagtgtgggggaagggatttatactttcgtttttttattttgagtcatatatattggaaaatacaaaaaaatcaaaaaatgtcaaaaaaaaaaaaatttcgttgcttttatttattgagtcttagtcctttgtttttatttttgagtcttaggatgccctttcaactgtctaggatgagcttatatctccgaaattatggctaaaagaggatcacaatgttgagatgattttaacatggtattctttggttaattgagatatatgaaaaatgtgtgcatgagtagtggatatggatttcgtaaccttggtacagaatatgagcatgttaagatgagttttgattcataaaagcccatgtgagatattgagcccatgtcctttttcttggagtgataaatgaaaaatatattcttattttcttagcgatgttttgatgatctcattattctttcatttgattgattacttgccatagattaagtttgatggactagagaatgctagaattcactcttgtacatgttgagacgtttgtcaatatatgaccctgattctggaaatgatagaggcaccctaggaattaccaccattgccaaataatcatgtgtccccttttgtgcccgtcgtgggactcccctagtttaacccttttgagcctacattaagctttttctttcattacccttaaaatccttaaccctaaaccttagtatagctacactcctaccctttgttctaaaaacttagtggagctatcttttgggacattacttaaggatttggcattgagaatgaagattgagaagaggtgaatgttcaagtgtgggggtagacttgtccatacagagaaaaatatgtgaaagccgtgaaaaaaagaagaaaaaggaaaatgtgtacggctagaaaagaaaaagaaaaatatatctatggattttagtcccccatacttggtgagtttggagattgttttgaattgaaggcccactaatgaaaaatttggcctttgtccaattcaccagagttcaaaggaagtttagagtgaagttagggcccaaaaTGAAGACATCTGGCCTCTTTAcattacctctatgggatgggacgttttgatatatcttggtggatttctagaagtctctacatcagcatgagctctgctaggtttttagggcACTTtgttaaatccttacctttcatttcttaaaaccttgagccttagccccattacaacctctgataagaccttcttgatccttaagatgggacagcctttgatctgtggagatgaattataagagttgaacctatggcttgggtccatcagtgcaagtagttgatatccttcatgagatcttttgaaaaaaaaaaaattatattcacaaagtgcttttcatttcttatatatgtgagctatttgattgcctcaaaatattttctcccacatataattgagtgattataagcttttaagcattgccttgaattctgagagaagaaagagtggatataccttgtgaggatatgaatcatacttgtttgaagcatgcttaacagaaaccatcaccattgttccaaccaagtcctacttgtgtatatgtaaattatgtgtttcaatatgtaaattatgtgtttcaattaactctcgaatgcttaaacattgattcttggtggagtgctaatcttggtgttgtgaaagtaagagattgttgagacaaaaagttgaagggcaatagagtcattgtttgtgtagagtctttaaattttcgttgagtcttagttgagtctttttgtgattttgctaagggactagcaaaagctaagtgtgggggaatttgataggagcattttaatgcgacattttaactgttatttccctatattttctgtgttatttccttaataaaactctgtttaggaaagtttccattcttcgaatgggaaagttcctaattgtagaaagtttccgttttgtagtttctattttccatttttagaaagtttccattttagtttaagaaagtttccatttcttattttagaaagcttctattttcaggtttttggaataaataagctgaattgagttcataaatggaacgagaagcttcatgaagatgacatggcaaggagagaatcaaggaagagttgttttaaaaaaaggaaaatatattttccttggggattaaatttgccatgtaatacttaaggaaaaacaaggtgacaacgtgggaattaaggtgattgattgagaatttcacgtggaataaatcaaaggagattttcttgggagatttttatggaaagaaatattgttggaggagtaaattggtgtgattgccaacatgaaaatcagaaataatcaaggagatgacgcaaagagagattcaagggagatatttatggaaggaaaatatgtgtgcaccaaggaaaagctcaaaaggcgtccagattcatccctaaattccctaaaggaatgttggccgaaattcatgaagaaaatcagaataatttcaaggaaattcagcaattaaatattagggaggtattttagagaattatgattggttggaacacatcacaaggcttacttggcattctatgattggttggaccacatcacaaagcttacttggcgaattcctattggtggaagctatgtggaaatttctgattgctttgtgaaccctagccgtgctcctatatatacccacctctttgacgttgagaagggttcctctcccccatacaatttacactttagaaaaaaatcagaaaatcttcttagcatagctgtgagtttctccatcctctagtcatctccacgagttcaagcaaggccaagggagaagaagcatagccgtgagcatccatcatccatctccaaccttgaagcttgctttcgagattcaagagaccaccacatcaatcgttcatcaccatctccatctcacggtgtaatccgattctcctttgtaacctttgctttgaatttcgttggttatgaactagttgacatatgtgtttgaacaaatattaatttctggaatttttatgattaattgagaattttcagattcatattattgtgattcgagagttgcgtatgtgggtttgtttaattaaatttgcgttatagataacttttgtattttaatcttatgtggttgcaaacacttagggtttcgatataattggtgctaggtttaagaacatgaaatcgacttttcgttttgtgtaaacttgaatcaaagtagtaaaggttttgtataaagatcgaatttaattaaagagaattgcaattaggtggacttttccatactaagttgtacacttgagttgatagcctttctctatgtgtaatgcgttaaacatgacatgattgactagctttctagggtttgattgcatgtttgataggattaatctaggtgctttcgcttaggttaattagcattgaaaagtaaaaaatgggaattcatttgctttcgaatgtttcacatgatcaactcctttctcatgacttagatgaacaatattagggtttgagtcaattttaatcatatgtttcgattttgatctttgttctctcattccattcgtatttttatgtttttgcattttaattgttttgttaacttagttttattttcgaaaacccaaaaacaaaatcccccctttttcgtgtacaatgtttatagttgtgaatatctttgtgaatattatactttgttttaattttaattgtttaattgtttgacaatgacacgtgtaccctcaatccccggaatagaacgatccctatttattacgtactactaatgacatttcagggttaaattatgcgcttgctcaaaGCGTATCAAGGGTCAGATCTTGCTGGCCACTTTTTCACACTTTCAGTAAAGTTGGATGATAGGAGGATTATAGGAATTTTAAACGTTGGTTGATATTATGTAACTATAGATGAGTTTGTTTTTGTGATATTGTAGAGGTAGAAGTGTCCTGCTTTTACTTGTTATCTCATATGTCTCGGTAACTTATAAAGTTCATGTTTGAATGCAGGAAAAAGTTCATGACCTTCctggtgatgattttggagtctaTTAAGGGGTAGATACAGGTTGTTATCTTGTGCTTGTGTTTCCTTTCGATTTATCTGCCCTTTGAAAATTGCCAAATTTTTCCACCAACCAATTGGGGCTTTATGTTTCCTATTCCATTTTGTTGTATGATTCATTGTAATGCATAGATTATGTGTTATGAAAGAAAATGGATGATTGCCTGGAACACGACAAGAGCTATAAAATAGTGTTTGTTTGCACTTACTTTTATTTGCCAAAAGCTGGTATATGGATATGAAAGTATGTCATTCGCActcggtttttccatttatGTGGCATTGCCCAATTGTCTTCCTGTACTACCTCTGTATGAGTTTCAATGCCATCTATTGCCTTTATTTTACTTaaatttgttttcttctcaTGCTACTTTCCGAGGCATACGCTCTCTTATTACTGATGATTCCTTCCTAATTCTTGAAGGTGTATTGTGCAGGCAGTGCCTCTTCAGTTCTTGCATGCTCTACTGGCTTATCTTGGTGATTCTGTTAGTTATGAAAGTGCATCATCCGGTCTCATTACGAAAATGCGatgacctcctccgacctcctcctcctctagtGAAAACAGTGTGAGAACGAAATTGTTAATGCCCGATTCTCTCATTACGAGTTTGCCTTACTATATTAGTTAGTGCCTTCATAGTTGGTTAACGTTTTGACTTGAAAACAGTGAAGTGACAATGATTTATTCAAAACTCTCAGACGCATGTATGGAACTTTTGTTTAGTTTTGGTTGCCTGAGATTACTTCTAATTCATCTTTAATTTGACTGTATGCTAGTGTTGGCATTACTTGAGTAAAGagtgattgttgccttcattcTCAAATCATGGTCGAATTGTCAACTCTATGAACTGTAGCATACCCTTTAATAGCTATTAAATAGCTTCTGATACTTCTTTAGTATGATGAGTCCTTGATCTTTGttctgattttcttttttcaagtcTCTTGTGAACCGTGGTAttcttttttaagtaatgggctTTTTGTTGTCAAGCAAGGATTTGATAAGTGACAGTCATCAAATGCAGAAGTACTTCTCCTTTCACTGCCTTAACTCGTGGCACTGTGAGGAAATGGCCAACCTCTTTAAGCAGATGTGCTACCTGGTGCACAAAGTTTCAGAGATGATTCCTTTAGAACAGAGTAGGAGCTTTGGGCAATAATCTCTTCAAATGTACAATTGGGATGGATGAAAAGGCCTAACCTTGATCGGATTTTGGGGTTAAACTGTGAAATAtgtagttttgattttctttctttatgtaATTTTGTGTGAATTGTGGAGTTTCATATATTTGTGCATTTGTGAAATGTAAAGAATATCTTGTTATGAATGTAAAGTTTTAATATTTTcgattgagttgtggatttgttcattttattgtaaatatttgtggtaTATTTAttgcagaatttttttttttttaatatgctgttacttttacacacagaaatcagtgagaGTTAGGGTATAAgaatttcacacggaaatccgtggcAATAGTTATAagttttgacacagaaatcagtgtgagttaTATCCCGCAcagtaatccgtgtgaaatacagttTACACATTTGCCACAGAatagttgttcacacggattgcgTTCCATTCCGGTAATTTAGATTTATGGaattatagtggggcccacgttagtatttcacacggacaacataatccgtgtgagataagcattaccccccctccaaaccGCACGGTAACACCAATCTGTGCGTGTACTGTGTGTAAAGGCTATCACACACTGATGTTCGTGTGTAaaagtcttattacccacagattaaaatccgtgggtaattgttgttttgctagtagtgactATTGCTTGACATTGGGTAGTCAGCTCTATGCCTAAAGATGATGCGACTCCAATTCTTGAAGTTTCCGGGACCAACTACTAGTGATTCTAACTCTCCTCATAGAAGACAAGTCAATTACTCTTAACGCATCCAAGTTGGGTTGGAATGCAGTTGCTACTTGCTAGCAACCATATAGGACTTGGTGGAGTTCCAATCACTGAGTTCGGACTTCATCACTTATAATTGTTGATGGACTAATGAATGATGATGTACGAGAAGTCAGTAATCATCATCATCGTAGACATCCCAAGGCTCCATTGTTCTTAGTTGGAACAAGCATAGGTAATTAGTTACACTCATTCCTCTTGACAATTTTCCATTTCACTCCAGTTTCATcatataatttgtttttttctctATATTGACAGTTGTTGATTCTTTTTATATGGTAAGGAGAGCTCTGACATTTCTGTTCTTAtgtttgaaattttgatatttaacaTTTCTTCTAAATGTCCAAATATAATTTCTTTGTGGCATTGTTGACTTTTGATATTCGATCTTATTTGACTTTACATCTCACTGATCGTGAATATTTAAGGGATATTTCACTTTCCTTATACCTATGAAATATATGTAAATACCATCTCAACAACGATTGTAAAATCCAACTTTCTTTTTTTAGCATTtctcaaattaataaaaaaaaaatacccatattaatatcaaacaaaaaaattagtATTGTCACAATCACAAATGATAAAGGAAACTTTTACACTAGGTCGTCATGCATAGATTTTGATACTGAAGAAGAGTTGGTCTTCTcaataatttaatttttgatacAAAAATTATGAACCACTCATTTATTGATCTATCAAGTGCCACAAATAATATCGagaggaaaaaaacaaaagaggtCGATATTAAATTGACGGACATAGGAATCCAAAGAGACCATGTCCCACTCGCATCGTGTAGCCTTTGCAGCACCCAACCGACTAACCGAGTCTGATGACTGGGAAGTCCCTCTGACCAAAATGCAGGTATTTGACCACGTGTTAAATGCATTTTGTTTAATCAGACCATACGAAAACCCAGTTCGTGAAGACAGCTATATCaccatatgtatatatatagtaacCGCACATTCTGGAATTTGAAATTCCCGCACACACGGAGAGCACAGCGCAGTAGAGAaaccaagaacaagaagatggaCCGGTTTATTTTGGAGGCATTGGAGGGTGATTCCTTATGGTATGAAAATCCTCCAGTACTGAATCCAAGCGCCTTTGTGCCTTACACTGAAGCTCCTGAGTCAGGCAAGCCTACTAATTCTGGGTCTAATTCCATGAACATGAACAAGAGGATGGTGCGGTTCTTGAGGAAGAGTTATCCACCTTCGACGGCTAGGATCGAAATCGGAGAGAAGGAGCACGGCAAGGACAAGGGTTTTCGCCACATGATCAATGAGCGAATGAGGAGGGAGAAGCAGAAGCAGAGCTATTTTGCCTTGCATTCTTTGCTGCCTAATGGAACCAAGGTATGTAAGCAATTGCATTAGAAAATGAAAGAGGTTTAATTACGACAggaaattcaatttttttttgggttgatttCTTTCGCAGAGTGATAAGAATTGGATTGTGCAAATGGCGACCAGGAACATTCAGCAGCTGGAGAGGCAAAAGGAGGAGCTGAGAAAGTGGAACATGGAGCTCGAATCGATTTTGGGCAAGAAGAGATCAGTGACGTGGAGAAGGATTAGATTGAGGGTAGCCAATCCTACTTCAGGAGTTGATTCTATGCTGGAGGTTCTTAAGTGCTTGAAAAGTTTGGGATTAAAGACCAGAAATATTCAATCATTTTTCTCTCCGTATGAGTTTTCTGCAGAAGTGGAAATTGAATCTAAGGTCTCATCTCTTTCTCCCTCCACACACATACGCACAAGCATAACCCATTTATATAGTAGCTTAATTCACACTTTCtgtatttgtttttttcttggTTCTTGTTCTTTGTAGTGCATGCTAGAACAAAATGGAGGAGTCATATTTAGGAACAGATGACGTGAACTCGAAAATCAGAATTTCCGTACAATAAAAATCCTAAGACCAGTTAATTGTTGTGCCCTCtaactaaatatatatatatatatatatatatatatatatatatatagacacacacatatacatattttaTCTAGATcggagcggagctccgctttgaaattaacatgtgaagttcaagttttcggtcacttttcgatcgcatatccacatctcgaccgttcagtttttaggtactactgtatagatcctctctgcaaattttcagccaaattgatgatcgttaaggtatctaactcgcttaaaccaatggacagattgaatctgtcaacctgaaccgtattagctttaaagcagttatcaatgccttaacgattatcaatttgg belongs to Rosa chinensis cultivar Old Blush chromosome 4, RchiOBHm-V2, whole genome shotgun sequence and includes:
- the LOC112197976 gene encoding transcription factor bHLH92, which codes for MDRFILEALEGDSLWYENPPVLNPSAFVPYTEAPESGKPTNSGSNSMNMNKRMVRFLRKSYPPSTARIEIGEKEHGKDKGFRHMINERMRREKQKQSYFALHSLLPNGTKSDKNWIVQMATRNIQQLERQKEELRKWNMELESILGKKRSVTWRRIRLRVANPTSGVDSMLEVLKCLKSLGLKTRNIQSFFSPYEFSAEVEIESKIGATVLEAAMQETLYEVERKLLSSVPGR